A stretch of Henckelia pumila isolate YLH828 chromosome 4, ASM3356847v2, whole genome shotgun sequence DNA encodes these proteins:
- the LOC140861825 gene encoding uncharacterized protein, with protein MADDEEDGGGCRLSGRKTWEYSDREFLDERNIDVESNGAQNLVKFFEVRNLLATVSTAGPYCREIIREFYCNLTESVKDPRYVKYGKVYVRGQIFAFSPAMINGFLHTLTCDDVALPSMDDMASVITGGQVTVFPSHPKKLQAAKLTSFNSVLHKTAVKTWTPSGNSTVVTKHQAPVLYAIGTGSNFNYGRLVFDTVMAFADCAQPTLKLPYPSLIYYKLMSQEIEKDDDEALIEPGELLKIAPALLRGNRKLDLPWSESGVVAAQLVHAEQKIAQAKADLAYYEGLKAHYESLLSEDGPSEQKGEEENETEEAESERNQF; from the exons ATGGCCGAtgatgaagaagatggaggtgggtgTCGGCTGAGTGGAAGAAAAACGTGGGAG TATTCTGATCGTGAGTTCCTTGATGAACGTAATATTGATGTGGAGAGCAATGGAGCTCAAAATTTGGTCAAATTCTTTGAGGTGAGAAATCTGCTGGCCACCGTCTCTACTGCTGGTCCGTATTGCAGAGAAATTATTCGAGAATTCTACTGTAATTTGACTGAATCTGTGAAGGATCCGCGATATGTAAAGTATGGAAAGGTGTATGTGCGTGGACAGATTTTTGCCTTCAGTCCTGCGATGATAAATGGATTCCTCCATACTCTTACCTGTGATGATGTTGCACTACCTTCTATGGATGACATGGCCTCTGTTATTACAGGTGGTCAAGTCACTGTTTTTCCCTCACACCCTAAGAAGTTGCAGGCTGCCAAACTCACCTCCTTCAACTCTGTTCTACACAAGACCGCTGTCAAGACATGGACTCCATCTGGAAATTCCACTGTTGTTACCAAGCATCAGGCTCCAGTATTGTACGCCATTGGCACAGGAAGCAATTTCAACTATGGTCGACTtgtgtttgacacagtcatggccTTTGCAGACTGTGCACAACCAACATTGAAGCTGCCTTATCCATCCCTCATCTATTATAAGTTGATGtctcaagagattgagaaaGATGATGATGAGGCTCTTATTGAACCAGGAGAACTGCTGAAGATAGCACCTGCATTACTCAGAGGCAACAGAAAGTTAGACCTACCTTGGTCTGAATCAGGTGTTGTTGCAG CCCAATTGGTGCATGCTGAGCAAAAGATTGCACAGGCTAAGGCTGATCTAGCCTATTACGAAGGGTTAAAGGCTCACTATGAGTCTCTTTTAAGTGAAGAtggcccttctgaacaaaaaggggAAGAAGAAAATGAAACAGAAGAAGCTGAATCCGAGAGAAATCAATTTTAA
- the LOC140864766 gene encoding protein neprosin-like, with product MGTTVCVSKFGGSFSIFLAYHVLLLASFLLIFSEKSFAISSKDHLKHTKYMRQVSNLRLGRIQRHLDKINKPPVFTIQSPDGDIIDCVHKRKQPALDHPLLKNHKIQRVRPEMPKNMMKMGKTQGVLAPHKININKTSSRVIGTAGRLKTKGLKWQLWHQKGEKCPKGTVPIRRSTVHDVLRAKSLYHYGKKLTKSPLVLSSPRRFDVPDVVSGNGHEHAIAYTKPSEEIYGAKATINVWNPSIELVNEFSLSQIWVLSGSFNGSELNSIEAGWQVSPELYGDNRPRLFTYWTSDAYQATGCYNLLCSGFVQTNNRIAIGAAISPVSAVNGDQYDITILVWKDPKLGHWWMGFGDSTLVGYWPAEIFTHLSDRATMVEWGGEIVNSRAEDEHTSTQMGSGHFADDGFGRASYFRNLEIVDSDNSLSSAQEITTLAENTNCYNIKSSYNNDWGTYFYYGGPGKSENCP from the exons ATGGGTACTACTGTTTGTGTAAGCAAATTTGGCGGGTCTTTTTCCATTTTTCTTGCTTATCATGTTCTGCTTTTGGCATCCTTTCTTCTCATTTTCTCGGAGAAGTCTTTTGCCATTTCCAGTAAGGATCATTTGAAGCACACAAAATACATGAGACAAGTTAGTAATCTGAGGCTTGGAAGGATTCAGAGGCATTTGGACAAGATTAATAAGCCTCCTGTTTTCACTATTCag AGCCCAGATGGAGACATTATCGACTGTGTGCATAAAAGAAAACAGCCTGCTTTGGATCATCCACTTCTTAAGAATCACAAGATCCAG aGAGTTCGGCCAGAAATGCCAAAGAATATGATGAAAATGGGCAAAACACAAGGAGTATTGGCGCCTCACAAGATTAATATAAACAAAACCAGTAGTCGTGTAATTGGTACGGCCGGAAGATTAAAGACCAAAGGCCTTAAATGGCAATTGTGGCATCAAAAGGGGGAAAAGTGCCCCAAAGGAACAGTACCCATCAGGCGAAGCACGGTCCACGATGTGTTGAGGGCTAAGTCTTTATACCACTACGGCAAGAAACTAACCAAATCGCCGCTCGTCCTTTCTTCCCCGCGCCGGTTCGACGTGCCCGATGTCGTTAGCGGTAACGGCCACGAG CATGCTATAGCGTACACAAAACCATCAGAAGAGATATATGGGGCAAAAGCGACCATTAACGTGTGGAATCCATCCATAGAATTGGTGAACGAGTTCAGTCTCTCTCAGATTTGGGTTCTCTCTGGATCCTTTAATGGTTCAGAACTCAACAGCATTGAAGCTGGTTGGCAG GTTAGTCCAGAGTTGTATGGTGACAACAGGCCAAGATTATTCACTTATTGGACG AGCGATGCATATCAAGCGACGGGGTGTTACAATCTTCTATGCTCGGGTTTCGTGCAAACAAACAATCGAATAGCGATCGGAGCTGCCATATCTCCCGTGTCCGCTGTCAACGGAGACCAATACGACATCACCATCCTCGTGTGGAAG GATCCAAAACTGGGCCATTGGTGGATGGGCTTTGGAGACAGCACATTGGTGGGCTACTGGCCTGCTGAGATTTTCACCCACTTATCGGACCGGGCCACGATGGTGGAATGGGGAGGAGAGATTGTGAACTCACGGGCCGAAGATGAGCACACGTCTACTCAAATGGGCTCGGGCCATTTCGCTGATGATGGGTTTGGTCGAGCGAGCTATTTCAGAAATCTTGAGATCGTGGACTCGGACAACAGCCTAAGCTCGGCCCAAGAGATCACAACACTAGCTGAAAACACAAATTGTTACAATATCAAGAGCTCGTACAACAATGATTGGGGCACATATTTCTACTATGGTGGGCCAGGGAAAAGTGAAAATTGCCCATGA